In a genomic window of Nostoc sp. UHCC 0870:
- a CDS encoding peptidase domain-containing ABC transporter, which yields MSSGFSQQYLAQQLTQTLGESLTENELAKCIQGLEIIEPPIAKQFWQAATASAGIYIILGGKVRLLDSSLNLITTLSTGASFGELSLFPEEEFSPYVARASVNLKLAYLPQSRLQGLISEHPSINDRLKKRAETWDLLVFCNQNTLLPENTSIEDALRALFLFERQTLASGSLPQSLLQDTKLWLWLRGELTDTQGRRFTPGTITTSANVGNWQVTTQSAIVYVLKNTNWQIALEYWPQLREFPESSVSIESNPSPSPVVETRYIASLQPPPSEKPKFRRAYFPSPKVRVGHWWGRITKRYPLFEQQSAADCGAACLVMVSRYWGKNLSVNRIRDLANVSRNGASLKGLTTAAETIGFTTRPVKASLDKLAQQTLPAIAHWENKHYIVVYEVTKKHVIVCDPAIGQRSLTLADFKAGWTGYALLLQPTTQLQEAQETSTPFWQMFELVRPHSRVLLEVFGASVLIQFLGLITPLFTQLLLDRVIVQGSTLTLNAVGLGLMIFGLFRVAVNGLRQYLLDHTANRISVSLLVGFIKHTFRLPLAFFESRYVGDIVSRVQENQKIQRFLTGEALSIILDLLTVFVYVGLMFWYSASMAMVSLAIVPPFVLLALVATPFLRRISREVFSATANENSYLIQSLSGIRSIRSMAIEQSVRWHWEELLNNVIRKTFAGQIISNQLQIFSSAIETLVTTSLLWLGAWLVIQNQLTIGQLVAFNMLLGNIIRPFQRLVVLWNQLQEVTISTERINDILEAEPEEDLQHHPRQFLTRLTGSIRFENVTFRYHPESDINVLENLSFEIKPEQTVAVVGRSGSGKTTLFKLILGLYLPTDGKVLIDSNDVTSIALRSLRSQIGVVDQDTFLFGGTIRENISIAHPEATLEQVITAARLAGADDFIQRLPMGYEAQIGEGGGMLSGGQRQRLAIARALVGDPRLLLLDEATSHLDSESERLIQNNLKTILQGRTSVIIAHRLSTVRHADLILVLDRGLLVESGTHDQLITRKGHYFYLNQQQLASNS from the coding sequence ATGTCGTCAGGTTTTTCTCAGCAATATTTAGCGCAACAACTTACTCAAACCTTGGGTGAGTCGTTGACAGAAAATGAACTTGCTAAGTGTATCCAAGGATTGGAAATTATTGAACCGCCAATTGCTAAACAGTTTTGGCAAGCTGCTACAGCATCGGCGGGAATTTACATCATCCTTGGAGGTAAAGTAAGATTACTAGATAGTTCTTTGAACTTGATCACTACCCTCTCAACAGGAGCGTCTTTTGGTGAACTGAGTTTATTTCCCGAAGAAGAATTTAGTCCTTATGTTGCTAGGGCTTCTGTTAATTTAAAACTTGCTTATCTGCCGCAATCTAGATTACAAGGACTGATCAGTGAACATCCTAGCATTAACGATCGCCTAAAAAAACGGGCAGAAACTTGGGATTTATTGGTTTTCTGTAACCAAAATACCTTACTGCCTGAAAATACTTCTATCGAAGATGCCTTGAGAGCATTGTTTTTATTTGAACGTCAGACTTTAGCTAGTGGTTCACTTCCCCAGTCGCTTTTGCAAGATACTAAACTCTGGCTTTGGCTGCGAGGAGAATTAACCGATACCCAAGGACGCAGATTTACACCGGGAACAATCACCACATCTGCAAATGTAGGTAATTGGCAAGTCACCACACAATCAGCAATTGTGTATGTTCTCAAAAATACCAATTGGCAAATAGCACTAGAATACTGGCCGCAGTTAAGAGAATTTCCAGAATCTAGTGTTAGTATTGAAAGTAACCCCTCCCCATCCCCGGTTGTAGAGACGCGATATATCGCATCTCTACAACCCCCCCCTTCAGAAAAACCCAAATTTCGCCGTGCATATTTTCCCAGCCCGAAAGTGAGGGTAGGACATTGGTGGGGAAGGATTACCAAACGCTATCCATTATTTGAACAACAAAGTGCAGCTGACTGTGGTGCAGCTTGTTTAGTCATGGTTAGCCGCTACTGGGGTAAAAACTTAAGCGTGAATCGCATTCGGGATTTAGCCAATGTTAGCCGCAATGGTGCATCCCTCAAAGGTTTAACCACAGCCGCAGAGACAATAGGTTTTACTACCCGTCCAGTGAAAGCCAGTTTGGATAAGTTAGCACAACAAACCTTACCTGCGATCGCCCATTGGGAAAATAAGCACTACATCGTAGTTTACGAAGTTACCAAAAAACACGTTATTGTTTGTGACCCAGCTATTGGGCAACGTAGCCTCACTCTGGCAGACTTTAAAGCAGGCTGGACTGGCTACGCTTTGTTATTGCAACCCACTACCCAACTACAAGAGGCTCAAGAAACCAGTACCCCATTCTGGCAGATGTTTGAGTTAGTCAGACCTCACTCCAGAGTGCTGCTAGAAGTATTTGGGGCTTCGGTATTAATTCAGTTTTTGGGACTGATTACGCCGTTATTTACCCAGTTGTTATTAGATAGAGTCATTGTCCAGGGTAGTACGTTGACTTTAAACGCCGTGGGTTTAGGGTTGATGATTTTTGGCTTATTCCGCGTCGCAGTTAATGGACTCAGGCAATATTTACTAGACCATACAGCCAACCGCATTAGTGTGTCACTGTTGGTAGGTTTTATTAAACATACCTTCCGTTTACCCCTAGCGTTTTTTGAATCGCGTTATGTGGGAGATATCGTCTCCCGCGTCCAAGAAAACCAAAAAATCCAGCGTTTTTTGACTGGGGAAGCCCTCTCCATTATTTTGGATTTACTGACGGTGTTCGTTTACGTGGGGCTGATGTTTTGGTATAGTGCGTCTATGGCAATGGTCAGTTTAGCGATCGTGCCGCCGTTTGTATTATTAGCACTTGTTGCTACACCGTTTTTACGCCGCATTAGCCGGGAAGTTTTTAGTGCTACCGCCAACGAAAATAGTTATCTAATTCAATCCCTGAGTGGGATTCGCTCAATTCGTTCGATGGCGATTGAGCAGAGTGTGCGTTGGCATTGGGAAGAACTGCTGAATAATGTGATTAGAAAGACCTTTGCTGGGCAGATTATCAGTAACCAGTTACAGATTTTTAGTTCCGCAATTGAAACCCTAGTCACTACCAGCTTATTGTGGTTGGGGGCGTGGTTGGTGATTCAAAATCAACTCACCATTGGTCAGTTAGTTGCCTTTAATATGCTGTTGGGTAACATTATTCGACCCTTTCAGCGTCTAGTCGTGCTGTGGAATCAATTACAAGAGGTGACAATTTCTACAGAACGCATCAATGATATTCTCGAAGCCGAACCAGAAGAAGACTTACAACATCACCCCCGGCAATTTTTAACTCGGTTAACTGGTAGTATCCGCTTTGAAAATGTCACCTTCCGCTATCATCCAGAGAGTGATATTAATGTCCTAGAAAATCTCAGCTTTGAAATTAAACCAGAGCAAACCGTTGCTGTCGTAGGGCGTAGCGGTTCTGGTAAAACCACATTGTTTAAATTAATTTTAGGGCTATATCTGCCGACAGATGGCAAAGTGTTGATTGATAGTAACGATGTGACTAGTATAGCCCTGCGATCGCTCCGTTCTCAAATTGGTGTAGTGGACCAAGACACCTTTTTATTCGGCGGTACAATCCGCGAAAATATCAGCATTGCTCACCCCGAAGCTACCTTAGAACAAGTGATAACGGCGGCGCGATTAGCCGGGGCTGATGACTTTATACAACGATTGCCAATGGGTTATGAAGCCCAAATTGGCGAAGGTGGCGGTATGTTATCTGGCGGACAACGGCAACGCCTAGCCATAGCTCGTGCTTTGGTAGGTGATCCCCGCTTATTGCTTTTAGATGAAGCAACCAGTCACCTTGATTCCGAATCGGAACGTCTGATTCAAAATAACCTGAAAACTATCCTTCAAGGACGCACCAGTGTAATTATTGCCCACCGTCTGTCTACCGTGCGTCATGCTGATTTAATTTTAGTCTTAGATCGTGGCTTATTAGTCGAAAGCGGTACTCACGATCAATTAATCACACGAAAAGGCCATTACTTTTACCTGAACCAACAGCAACTGGCAAGTAATTCGTAA
- a CDS encoding helix-turn-helix domain-containing protein, protein MSEYFHQEQFIEGYDLHESKFLTPFQRKALLKHLQTNLQPEYRKRIEIMLLADMGTSQSQICEKLGCSQEMARYWIGIAEAGLAHKWNERPIGRPKIVNNQYMDRLKELVSNSPRDYGYAFTHWTAQWLSKHLASELGISISDRHINRLLKQMGLSTKPKNNRPQVTETDSDNNITISDLKSQSESPLNWSFNLMQSSN, encoded by the coding sequence ATGTCTGAATATTTTCATCAAGAGCAATTTATTGAAGGTTATGACTTGCACGAAAGCAAGTTTTTAACTCCCTTTCAACGGAAAGCTTTACTTAAGCATTTACAAACCAATTTGCAGCCAGAATATCGCAAACGCATTGAAATTATGTTACTGGCTGACATGGGGACATCACAAAGTCAAATCTGTGAGAAATTGGGCTGTTCTCAAGAAATGGCGCGTTATTGGATTGGCATAGCTGAAGCAGGTTTAGCACACAAATGGAATGAGCGGCCGATAGGTAGACCCAAAATTGTGAATAACCAATATATGGATAGATTGAAGGAATTAGTGAGTAATAGTCCTCGTGATTATGGTTATGCTTTTACCCATTGGACAGCACAATGGTTAAGTAAACATTTAGCATCAGAACTGGGAATTTCTATTAGCGATCGCCATATCAATCGCCTGTTAAAACAAATGGGACTTTCTACGAAACCTAAAAATAACCGTCCTCAAGTTACCGAGACAGACTCAGACAATAATATTACCATTTCTGATTTAAAATCTCAATCTGAATCGCCTCTGAACTGGTCATTTAATTTGATGCAAAGCAGTAATTAG